A section of the Teredinibacter franksiae genome encodes:
- a CDS encoding glycosyl hydrolase 115 family protein: MKYIISLIALLPILSVWAPLTHSSDEQLVSKNPRPGYLFLHGENRPAEVVWDEGDYEVVKIAARGLMSDLLSVTGEEALSASPGSPSRMRIIVGSVERSPLIKSIVHSTSLDLSHLEGAWESFVIKTVEDPQRPGKSALLIAGSDRRGTAYGVYELSQAMGVSPWHWWADVTPQKAKAIYINKGLHRFGPPSVQYRGIFINDEDWGLQPWASQYEKGLGNIGPKTYEKVFDLLLRLKANTLWPAMHKVSLAFNEVPENKVLADRYGIVMGSSHAEPMLRNNVKEWPNAKSSYNFATHRQQVLNYWEQRVKENGQYENIYSIGMRGIHDSGMSGGASNKEKIALLEDIFQQQRKQLQTHVDPKLASIPQAFTPYKEVLALYRDGLTVPDDISLIWPDDNHGYIRQLPNDQERSRSGGSGVYYHLSYLGSPLSYLWLYSTPTSLVWEEMTKAYALGARKLWIANVGDIKPAEIGMDFFLQMAWDIDRWTLENQHTYLESWAQQQFSGDGLEADPGQSKKIGEIMRGYFELNFQRKPEHLQWWLPHSRSKGSNLSADEVKIRLANFEKLEDKVLAIKTYISAEQYDAFFQLVEYPVLASAMANRRYFHAEQYSRWFHESLAMAKTHGQRAVKAQEALTELTRLYNEDISNGKWHGMMSVEPADNLWRSYRQSSVQLPASTLLGAVKTPITLEYKGVSNAQPDVYLEAEAFIKTHSQSGSSWEVVRDLGRVGDAVVLYPMVERADTESDIEKRSPYLEYEFELSESGGYYIYFSLLPSFPVNTETTLKLAFSMGDSTSGIQMVTLQRQVKDRQWKRAVLSGSVRMSAFVSSVKQGKQRLRVYGVDSGVVLDQIFVSRQEIPDSFRLPQ; encoded by the coding sequence ATGAAATACATTATTAGTTTAATAGCTCTGTTGCCCATTCTGTCTGTTTGGGCTCCTTTGACACATAGCTCCGATGAACAATTGGTGTCGAAAAATCCCCGGCCGGGTTATTTGTTTTTACATGGAGAAAACCGCCCAGCTGAAGTGGTGTGGGACGAAGGCGACTACGAAGTGGTAAAAATCGCCGCCCGTGGGTTGATGAGCGATTTACTTTCAGTCACGGGAGAAGAGGCGTTGTCGGCATCTCCTGGTTCGCCTTCTCGCATGCGCATAATTGTTGGGTCTGTTGAACGTTCCCCCTTAATAAAAAGTATTGTTCACTCTACGTCTCTGGATCTGTCACATTTGGAGGGCGCTTGGGAGTCCTTTGTAATAAAAACCGTTGAAGACCCACAACGCCCAGGAAAGAGCGCTCTATTGATAGCGGGAAGTGACAGACGTGGCACCGCCTATGGGGTGTACGAGCTTTCACAAGCGATGGGTGTGTCTCCTTGGCATTGGTGGGCTGATGTTACCCCTCAAAAAGCCAAGGCGATTTATATTAATAAGGGTTTACATCGCTTTGGACCTCCGTCTGTTCAGTACCGGGGCATTTTTATCAATGATGAAGATTGGGGGTTGCAACCTTGGGCCAGTCAGTATGAAAAGGGCTTGGGTAATATTGGCCCGAAAACCTACGAAAAAGTCTTTGATTTATTATTGCGCCTAAAAGCAAACACCCTGTGGCCGGCAATGCACAAGGTTAGTTTGGCTTTTAATGAAGTGCCTGAGAATAAAGTATTGGCTGACCGGTACGGTATTGTAATGGGAAGCTCACATGCCGAACCGATGTTGAGAAACAACGTAAAAGAGTGGCCAAACGCTAAATCATCTTATAATTTCGCCACGCATCGGCAGCAGGTTCTTAACTACTGGGAGCAGAGAGTTAAGGAAAATGGGCAGTATGAAAACATTTATTCCATAGGTATGCGTGGAATCCACGACTCAGGCATGAGCGGTGGCGCATCGAACAAAGAAAAAATTGCATTGTTGGAAGATATTTTCCAACAACAACGTAAGCAGTTACAAACTCACGTTGACCCCAAGTTAGCCAGTATTCCCCAAGCATTTACTCCTTATAAAGAAGTTCTCGCATTGTATCGTGATGGATTGACTGTACCTGACGACATTAGCCTTATATGGCCTGATGATAACCATGGTTATATACGCCAATTACCCAACGACCAAGAGCGCAGTCGCAGCGGAGGATCTGGTGTTTATTATCACCTGTCGTACCTTGGTTCACCTCTCTCCTATTTGTGGTTATATAGCACACCTACGTCTTTGGTTTGGGAGGAAATGACTAAAGCTTATGCCTTGGGCGCGCGAAAGCTATGGATAGCGAACGTTGGAGATATAAAGCCTGCGGAAATTGGAATGGATTTCTTTTTGCAAATGGCATGGGATATTGATCGGTGGACCCTGGAGAATCAGCATACGTATTTAGAAAGCTGGGCTCAGCAGCAATTTTCCGGTGACGGTTTAGAAGCTGATCCAGGTCAGAGTAAAAAAATCGGCGAAATTATGCGGGGGTATTTTGAACTGAATTTCCAGCGTAAGCCGGAACATCTTCAATGGTGGTTACCGCACTCCCGCAGCAAAGGCAGTAATCTAAGCGCCGATGAAGTGAAAATTCGTCTGGCTAACTTTGAAAAGCTGGAAGATAAAGTGCTCGCGATTAAGACATATATATCGGCAGAGCAATACGATGCATTTTTTCAATTAGTCGAATACCCGGTATTGGCAAGTGCCATGGCGAACCGGCGTTATTTTCATGCGGAGCAATATTCTCGCTGGTTTCATGAATCCTTAGCGATGGCAAAGACTCATGGGCAGCGGGCGGTTAAAGCGCAAGAAGCATTAACCGAATTAACGCGCCTATATAATGAAGATATTTCAAACGGCAAATGGCACGGAATGATGTCGGTAGAGCCCGCCGATAACCTGTGGCGATCGTACCGGCAGAGCTCAGTGCAGCTCCCTGCCAGCACTTTATTGGGCGCAGTGAAAACGCCTATCACCCTTGAATACAAAGGCGTGAGCAACGCGCAACCTGATGTTTATCTGGAAGCCGAAGCTTTTATAAAAACCCATAGTCAGTCAGGCTCGTCTTGGGAGGTCGTTCGCGATCTGGGGCGGGTAGGAGATGCCGTTGTGCTATACCCTATGGTTGAGCGTGCCGATACTGAAAGCGATATAGAAAAACGTTCGCCTTATCTGGAATATGAGTTTGAGTTGTCCGAGTCCGGGGGCTACTATATCTACTTTTCACTGCTGCCTAGCTTTCCTGTCAATACCGAGACCACATTGAAACTTGCCTTTTCAATGGGTGATTCTACCTCTGGAATTCAAATGGTAACACTGCAAAGGCAAGTGAAAGATCGGCAATGGAAACGCGCGGTTTTAAGCGGGAGCGTACGCATGAGCGCCTTCGTGAGTTCGGTCAAACAAGGTAAACAGCGACTTCGTGTCTATGGTGTTGATTCAGGAGTAGTCTTGGATCAGATATTTGTTAGCCGCCAGGAGATTCCGGATAGTTTTAGGCTTCCTCAGTAA
- a CDS encoding MFS transporter: MQERKIGFTNYAAYGLGDVLGAGSMAVISTWVLFFYTTYCGLGALQAGIIFATARIIDAVASPLIGYMSDNADSSRLGRRFGRRHLFLLLAIPLLPSFGFMWVSGQHFFYYLCTYVFFEMVYASVLIPYETLAAEMTDDFRKKGMFAGSRILIGHLSAIAATILPAWIVSALGGKDSPDTFLIMGGIFSVAFMVVVGIVYLFTWERKKTEAELIQAQSKKQSIGSVFANLYKGLGFTLKIRAFRLHLGMYLGGYISQDIFNAAFTYFAAFVLGGLFAYSSSESLSLTSYMAAGIFTVQTLAVAAVFAAVAFLPRFFPAHTYRYAVVAYIIGIIGLASFYVLTPESRSAQLLWLIISLVFAGIGRGILNYIPWNTYNYMADVDQIVTGQRREGSFAGVMTFIRKAAQASAVFFVGAALEMGGLEKGAKIHSAETMESIILIMTVGPILVLLFGYWVSTKFHLNTDTHKVLMGEIARFKNGEHEASSPESKAIVEDLTGWKYEQLWGKALKLGETPTTQETTDKPA, from the coding sequence ATGCAAGAACGAAAAATCGGTTTTACTAACTATGCAGCCTATGGTCTGGGGGATGTCCTCGGAGCAGGCTCCATGGCCGTAATCAGCACCTGGGTACTATTTTTTTACACCACTTACTGTGGTTTGGGAGCATTACAAGCCGGTATTATTTTTGCCACCGCTCGTATTATTGACGCCGTTGCCAGCCCATTAATTGGCTATATGTCGGACAACGCCGATTCTTCACGCCTCGGTCGCCGTTTCGGTCGTCGGCATTTATTTTTACTGCTTGCCATTCCACTTCTACCCAGCTTTGGATTTATGTGGGTCAGTGGTCAGCACTTCTTCTATTACCTTTGTACCTACGTTTTCTTCGAAATGGTATACGCCTCGGTATTAATTCCCTACGAAACACTCGCCGCGGAAATGACCGACGATTTCCGTAAAAAGGGCATGTTCGCAGGCTCGCGTATTTTGATTGGGCACCTATCAGCCATTGCCGCCACCATACTGCCCGCTTGGATAGTTTCGGCCCTTGGCGGTAAAGATTCGCCCGATACCTTTTTAATTATGGGCGGTATTTTTTCCGTGGCTTTTATGGTGGTTGTAGGCATAGTGTATTTATTCACCTGGGAACGTAAAAAAACCGAAGCAGAATTAATACAGGCTCAAAGCAAGAAGCAATCTATTGGCAGCGTTTTTGCCAACCTGTACAAAGGGCTAGGCTTTACCCTGAAAATACGGGCCTTTCGTTTGCACTTAGGCATGTATTTGGGTGGCTACATTAGCCAAGATATCTTCAATGCCGCTTTCACCTACTTTGCCGCATTTGTACTGGGGGGCCTGTTCGCTTATTCATCCAGCGAATCGCTATCACTCACCTCTTATATGGCAGCGGGTATTTTCACTGTTCAAACGCTGGCCGTTGCCGCCGTGTTTGCAGCCGTTGCGTTTTTACCGAGATTTTTCCCAGCCCATACTTACCGTTACGCAGTGGTCGCCTACATTATTGGCATAATCGGCTTAGCGTCATTTTATGTGTTAACACCAGAGAGCCGTAGCGCACAATTATTATGGCTAATTATTTCACTTGTTTTCGCAGGCATTGGTCGCGGTATCCTTAATTACATTCCGTGGAATACCTATAACTACATGGCCGATGTAGATCAAATTGTTACCGGTCAACGGCGTGAAGGCAGCTTCGCGGGTGTAATGACCTTTATTCGCAAAGCAGCCCAAGCAAGTGCGGTATTTTTTGTTGGTGCTGCGTTGGAAATGGGTGGGCTAGAAAAAGGAGCAAAAATTCATAGTGCCGAAACCATGGAGTCGATTATTTTAATCATGACCGTTGGCCCCATTTTAGTTTTGCTTTTTGGCTACTGGGTTTCCACCAAGTTTCATCTAAATACCGATACCCACAAAGTATTGATGGGTGAAATCGCACGGTTCAAAAATGGCGAACACGAGGCTTCTAGTCCCGAAAGTAAAGCCATTGTTGAGGATTTAACTGGCTGGAAATACGAACAACTCTGGGGTAAGGCACTTAAACTCGGCGAAACACCGACTACCCAAGAAACCACTGACAAACCGGCATAA
- a CDS encoding right-handed parallel beta-helix repeat-containing protein — translation MKKFSNKINCSLLVLSSVCVLSCFALNAHAYDTSTISGHPTSTVSLQSGQTYDFGGRNIYGDKVGSNPLFKCHGKENVTLKNVNIKDTPQFGIWVKNCKKLTISNVTLRDTNYGGIRFEKGSSNSNITLSNINGKNLNGHGIELWDVDGFNISNIEMHNTKYCGLLLNRSKNGSVGKVYGTDNDENGGYATLRFANSAGPNISVSEVISRSSGRGYFVVSGSQGITVNSVNISGANKEGIYIQEGSNNKVKSGNVQKSGSVNCRVRNSSGSSISANCNGSTGT, via the coding sequence ATGAAAAAGTTTTCAAATAAAATAAACTGTAGCTTATTGGTCCTGAGTTCTGTTTGTGTTTTATCCTGCTTCGCGCTTAATGCTCATGCATATGACACAAGTACAATTTCCGGTCACCCAACCTCAACTGTATCGCTACAAAGCGGACAAACCTATGACTTTGGGGGAAGAAATATTTACGGCGATAAAGTTGGTAGTAATCCTCTTTTTAAGTGTCATGGTAAGGAAAATGTTACCTTAAAAAATGTAAACATAAAGGATACTCCTCAATTTGGTATTTGGGTAAAGAACTGCAAAAAATTAACCATTAGCAACGTTACTTTACGCGATACGAACTATGGTGGCATCCGTTTCGAGAAAGGCTCCTCCAATAGTAATATCACATTGAGCAATATTAATGGTAAGAACTTGAATGGTCACGGAATAGAACTTTGGGATGTTGATGGTTTTAACATCAGCAATATCGAGATGCACAACACTAAATACTGTGGGTTACTACTAAATCGCAGTAAAAACGGCAGTGTTGGTAAAGTATATGGTACAGACAATGATGAGAATGGCGGTTATGCCACATTACGTTTTGCTAACAGCGCAGGTCCTAACATTAGCGTAAGTGAAGTGATATCAAGATCTTCAGGACGCGGTTATTTTGTTGTGTCGGGTTCTCAAGGTATTACGGTGAATTCTGTTAATATTTCTGGCGCCAATAAAGAAGGTATTTATATTCAGGAAGGCTCGAACAACAAAGTTAAGAGCGGTAATGTACAAAAATCGGGTAGCGTAAACTGTCGAGTTCGAAACAGCTCAGGAAGTTCCATTAGTGCGAATTGTAATGGAAGTACTGGTACCTAG
- a CDS encoding beta-galactosidase, producing the protein MTVNRRELCKLTGLAAAGASLASSVALGAGTNANTELSASRAANAHYKLKKLYHCVCYYPELWPEENIDADIKEMKTLGINVVRMGEFIWSAIEPVRGSVDLGIFKRSLDKFHAAGIDVVFCTPTATPPIWLTHGHPEHCFKDADGDIMSHGARQHASYAHPEVQKACFKIIDTIVGELASHPALIAWQIDNEMKAHVAEDFSDAAVVGWHRWLKDRYGNIAALNKAWATQIWSQYYQNFEQVPAPVKTPFMHSASLSTAYRLYSREAIVDFMKEQRRIIRKHSNLPITHNDNPAFNIHHEGSMEALDFAAFDAYPTKDKWGALVFRSDLYRAAIPGRPFWLMETSVAHNGWLGEHHPVHPKGYVAIEASLVYALGAEGFGYWLWRQQRAGVEISHSAIKSTWNEPSIGYEEVKAVNRSRELLEPLLTASKVASAEVALTYSDRARAMIETENLDKREGFPTTYRGVIEMWHAQLRDLGLHRDVRFEGAGLEGLKLLVTPAMPYVDAVFVKKIIAFVEAGGIWVAGPATGIRGEDHSIPLNAGLNLLDALLNVKTEFVVPLTDTGTKGEAFGITSELSGWCAAVQPLEGTEVKGHIRSGVAEGRAFITEHKLGKGRVVLLGAHPHGEQGRVMLDRIVAHYADLAGVTERHEATAGTVVCPRITESGERLWVLINMDGKGGKVSLPGKAVDAVTGEKIRGKSLRVGAYQWQAVRFV; encoded by the coding sequence ATGACCGTTAACCGTCGTGAGCTTTGCAAGCTCACAGGCCTAGCAGCTGCAGGCGCGTCCTTAGCTTCATCAGTAGCGCTTGGCGCTGGCACCAATGCCAACACCGAATTGTCGGCTTCTCGGGCAGCCAATGCGCACTACAAGCTTAAAAAGCTTTATCACTGTGTTTGCTACTACCCCGAGCTTTGGCCGGAAGAAAATATCGATGCCGACATAAAAGAGATGAAAACCCTGGGTATTAACGTTGTACGTATGGGGGAGTTTATCTGGTCGGCCATCGAGCCCGTGCGAGGCTCAGTTGATTTAGGCATCTTCAAGCGTAGCCTCGACAAATTTCACGCGGCAGGTATTGATGTCGTTTTTTGTACACCAACGGCCACCCCGCCGATATGGCTCACGCATGGTCATCCGGAACACTGTTTCAAGGATGCAGACGGGGATATCATGTCACACGGGGCACGTCAGCACGCTAGTTACGCCCACCCCGAAGTCCAAAAAGCCTGCTTTAAAATCATTGATACCATCGTCGGTGAGCTAGCGAGTCACCCCGCGCTTATTGCTTGGCAAATCGATAACGAGATGAAGGCCCATGTTGCTGAAGACTTCAGTGATGCAGCCGTTGTTGGCTGGCACCGTTGGTTGAAAGATCGCTACGGTAATATTGCGGCGTTAAACAAGGCCTGGGCCACCCAGATCTGGAGCCAGTACTACCAAAACTTTGAGCAGGTACCTGCACCGGTTAAAACCCCCTTTATGCACAGTGCGTCTCTGAGTACGGCCTATCGACTTTACTCCAGGGAGGCCATTGTTGATTTCATGAAAGAGCAGCGGCGGATCATTCGCAAGCATTCGAATTTGCCGATAACCCATAATGACAACCCCGCTTTTAACATTCACCACGAGGGCTCTATGGAAGCGCTCGATTTTGCTGCCTTCGATGCTTACCCCACAAAAGACAAATGGGGCGCTTTGGTATTTCGTTCAGACCTTTACCGAGCAGCTATTCCCGGCAGGCCTTTCTGGCTAATGGAAACCAGTGTTGCGCATAACGGTTGGCTGGGGGAACATCACCCGGTGCACCCGAAAGGCTACGTTGCCATAGAAGCCTCGCTGGTTTACGCATTGGGGGCCGAAGGCTTTGGTTACTGGCTTTGGCGTCAACAGCGTGCAGGAGTAGAAATTTCCCACAGCGCAATTAAGTCTACCTGGAACGAGCCGAGTATCGGCTATGAGGAAGTGAAAGCCGTTAACCGTTCACGCGAGTTACTCGAACCCCTATTAACGGCAAGCAAGGTAGCGTCCGCAGAGGTAGCGCTGACCTATTCTGACCGCGCGCGGGCCATGATAGAAACCGAAAACCTCGACAAACGCGAAGGCTTTCCAACTACTTACCGTGGCGTAATAGAGATGTGGCATGCCCAGCTTCGTGATTTGGGACTTCACCGCGATGTGCGTTTCGAGGGGGCAGGGCTCGAAGGGCTGAAGTTACTGGTTACCCCAGCCATGCCTTATGTTGATGCGGTCTTTGTTAAAAAGATAATTGCATTTGTTGAGGCGGGAGGCATTTGGGTAGCAGGGCCTGCTACGGGTATTCGTGGCGAAGATCATTCAATACCGTTGAACGCGGGCCTCAATTTACTCGATGCTCTTCTCAACGTGAAAACGGAATTTGTTGTGCCTTTAACCGACACAGGTACCAAGGGCGAAGCCTTTGGTATTACCAGTGAATTGAGTGGTTGGTGTGCGGCCGTACAACCGCTTGAGGGTACCGAAGTCAAAGGTCACATCCGTTCCGGCGTAGCCGAAGGCAGGGCTTTTATTACGGAGCACAAGCTCGGTAAGGGCCGTGTAGTATTGTTAGGCGCCCATCCACATGGCGAGCAGGGGCGAGTAATGCTAGACCGTATTGTTGCTCACTATGCCGATTTGGCCGGTGTAACAGAGCGACACGAAGCAACGGCTGGCACGGTGGTTTGTCCACGCATAACCGAAAGCGGCGAGCGACTTTGGGTGCTGATTAATATGGATGGTAAGGGCGGAAAAGTCAGTTTACCGGGTAAGGCGGTAGATGCCGTTACCGGTGAGAAAATTCGCGGTAAATCATTGCGAGTCGGTGCCTACCAATGGCAAGCCGTGCGATTTGTATAG
- a CDS encoding HEAT repeat domain-containing protein: protein MQKILFLCVGVVIGTLASYFYFATSIEGSTPTLGNLNSGNQANATASAPLGNDSACAPATSSMMAQIKPESLRSDNASPLANKAEVEHLMKAFQLGSENLYSSNEFKDLAYLVRHNKSVVEKIKNQILESESYDERMSLIAVLANDESEETVDFATSLIQSIDSETQNFGFELLFSMGDDRVNTPALNATLLDAASYETNPQSLGNIINLLTAGKLDESTKAKANESFQRLVSRGENSTVTARAIDGISRLGNQDAIYLAVTDHLIDPDPDVKTAAINAISYLDKNKVNQEMIETLKHLANNSEEPSIVREYATMILKDL from the coding sequence ATGCAAAAAATACTATTTTTATGTGTAGGTGTTGTAATCGGCACGCTAGCAAGTTACTTCTATTTCGCTACTTCGATAGAGGGCAGCACACCAACGTTAGGTAACTTGAATTCTGGTAATCAGGCAAACGCCACCGCTTCTGCTCCTTTAGGCAATGACTCTGCCTGCGCCCCAGCCACTTCATCAATGATGGCTCAAATAAAGCCAGAATCCTTGCGTTCAGATAACGCCTCCCCACTCGCTAACAAGGCTGAAGTAGAGCACTTAATGAAGGCATTTCAACTGGGCAGTGAAAACTTATACAGCAGCAACGAATTCAAAGATTTGGCCTATCTGGTCAGACACAATAAAAGCGTTGTTGAGAAAATAAAAAATCAAATACTGGAAAGCGAATCGTATGATGAGCGCATGTCCTTGATTGCAGTACTTGCCAATGATGAAAGCGAGGAAACCGTTGACTTTGCTACATCGTTAATTCAATCCATAGATAGCGAAACACAGAATTTTGGTTTTGAACTTTTGTTCTCCATGGGGGACGACAGAGTTAACACGCCGGCACTTAACGCAACCCTTCTAGATGCAGCAAGCTATGAAACAAACCCTCAATCTCTAGGAAATATAATAAACCTATTAACCGCGGGAAAGCTCGACGAATCGACAAAAGCCAAGGCAAACGAAAGCTTTCAACGCCTAGTTTCAAGGGGCGAAAATAGCACCGTTACCGCAAGAGCGATTGATGGTATAAGCCGGCTCGGTAATCAGGACGCCATTTACCTAGCCGTAACAGACCACTTAATTGACCCCGACCCAGACGTTAAAACGGCGGCTATTAATGCTATTAGTTATCTGGATAAAAACAAAGTAAACCAGGAAATGATTGAGACCCTAAAACACCTAGCCAATAATTCTGAAGAACCGTCAATTGTTCGAGAATACGCAACAATGATTCTGAAGGACCTTTAA
- a CDS encoding iron-containing alcohol dehydrogenase, with protein MDQVRRLMMPAISLVGPGAIGSLAEELQGLGCAKPLIVTDKVLTAIGLVAKLEKILKAASINYTLFDEVQPNPNTACIDAGLSLYVNEQCDALVSFGGGSPQDAAKAIGILATNGGRIADYEGINKSLKKSAPIIAINTTAGTASEVTINYVITNEQTKIKMVMVDKNCLASVAISDPELMLAKPADLTAATGMDALTHAVEAYLSIGAFELSDHLALKAIELIGSSLEAAVTDGENIEARSKMAWASYIAGLAFNNCGLGYVHSMAHQLGGLYDLPHGVCNAILLPHVERFNASACGNKLAKVADALGTNTDGMSLEEANRAALKAIETLSLRVGIPRGLKELGVEEGDLETMAKNALNDVCKGTNPRDVNLAQTVQIYRDAM; from the coding sequence ATGGACCAAGTACGCCGCCTAATGATGCCCGCAATAAGCCTTGTAGGCCCCGGAGCGATTGGATCTTTAGCTGAAGAACTACAAGGGCTGGGCTGTGCAAAGCCTCTAATTGTGACCGATAAAGTACTGACCGCTATTGGCCTGGTGGCCAAGCTCGAAAAAATACTTAAAGCAGCCTCTATAAACTATACCCTTTTTGATGAAGTGCAGCCCAATCCCAATACGGCGTGTATTGATGCAGGCCTCTCACTGTATGTAAATGAGCAATGCGATGCCCTTGTGTCGTTTGGGGGAGGGTCTCCTCAAGACGCGGCTAAAGCCATAGGTATTCTTGCCACTAATGGAGGGCGAATTGCCGATTACGAAGGCATTAACAAATCGTTAAAAAAGTCTGCGCCCATCATCGCCATTAACACAACGGCCGGAACGGCCAGCGAAGTGACCATTAACTACGTTATTACCAATGAACAGACCAAAATTAAAATGGTAATGGTCGACAAAAACTGTTTGGCAAGTGTGGCCATTAGCGACCCTGAGTTAATGCTGGCAAAGCCAGCGGACCTTACCGCTGCAACCGGCATGGACGCCCTAACCCATGCTGTTGAGGCTTACCTGTCGATTGGTGCCTTTGAGCTGAGCGATCACCTTGCACTAAAAGCTATCGAATTGATTGGCAGTAGTTTAGAAGCGGCCGTTACGGATGGGGAAAACATCGAAGCGCGCAGTAAAATGGCATGGGCGTCTTATATTGCTGGACTTGCCTTCAATAACTGTGGTCTGGGTTACGTTCACTCTATGGCCCACCAGCTAGGCGGTCTGTACGATTTACCCCATGGTGTTTGCAACGCCATTCTTCTTCCTCACGTTGAGCGTTTTAATGCATCAGCCTGTGGGAATAAGCTAGCCAAAGTGGCAGATGCGCTAGGGACCAACACCGATGGAATGAGCCTTGAGGAGGCTAACAGAGCGGCCTTAAAAGCCATTGAGACGCTAAGCCTCCGTGTCGGTATTCCGCGAGGCCTTAAAGAGCTGGGTGTAGAAGAAGGTGATTTAGAAACAATGGCAAAAAATGCACTGAACGACGTGTGTAAAGGCACTAACCCTAGAGACGTTAACCTCGCGCAAACGGTGCAAATATACCGCGACGCTATGTAA
- the bglB gene encoding beta-galactosidase BglB codes for MPLLAHDIPFNTLQTSIDKLIDNLVNITDETGEFLLKLEDGRVIDTKGWNDWEWTHGIGLYGLLKHWDITGDDNSRVIIEDWFKNRFAAGTPTKNINTVSPFLTLAYMQERTGNRSYLPYLDTWAEWVMQGLPRTEENGFQHIVFNSENNQQMWDDTLMMSVLPLAKIGLLLNRPHYVEEAKRQFMLHIKYLADTKTGLWFHGWTFDGRHNFANALWARGNCWVTIAIPEFIELLELPKDDGLRLFLLETLETQVKALAECQHKNGLWHTLLDDPTSYLEASAAAGFAYGIMKAVRKGYLKEEYEETGIKAMKAVLDNIDDTGELQQVSFGTPVFDDLQGYKDIPLTSMPYGQSMAILACVELMNRYI; via the coding sequence ATGCCACTACTTGCCCACGACATTCCCTTCAACACCCTGCAAACCAGCATTGATAAACTCATCGACAATCTGGTAAACATCACCGACGAAACCGGCGAATTTTTGTTAAAGCTAGAGGACGGTCGGGTAATCGATACCAAAGGCTGGAACGACTGGGAATGGACCCACGGCATTGGCTTGTACGGCCTACTCAAACATTGGGACATCACCGGCGATGACAATTCCCGTGTAATTATAGAAGACTGGTTTAAAAACCGTTTTGCCGCCGGAACCCCCACTAAAAATATCAATACTGTCTCCCCCTTCCTAACTCTCGCTTACATGCAAGAAAGAACAGGGAACCGCAGCTACCTTCCGTATCTAGATACTTGGGCAGAATGGGTTATGCAAGGCTTACCCCGCACCGAAGAAAACGGCTTTCAGCATATTGTTTTCAACTCTGAAAACAATCAGCAAATGTGGGACGACACTCTAATGATGAGCGTATTACCACTGGCAAAAATTGGCCTGCTGTTGAATCGCCCTCACTATGTAGAAGAAGCCAAGCGGCAATTTATGCTACACATTAAATATTTAGCCGATACTAAAACAGGCCTATGGTTTCACGGGTGGACTTTCGACGGGCGGCACAATTTTGCCAATGCACTTTGGGCGCGCGGCAACTGCTGGGTAACCATCGCCATTCCCGAATTTATTGAATTACTCGAGCTACCCAAAGACGACGGCCTGCGACTATTCTTGTTAGAAACATTAGAGACTCAGGTTAAAGCGCTTGCAGAATGCCAACATAAAAACGGCTTGTGGCACACACTGCTAGACGACCCAACCTCCTACCTCGAAGCTTCTGCTGCCGCTGGTTTTGCTTACGGCATTATGAAAGCAGTAAGAAAGGGTTACCTGAAAGAAGAGTACGAAGAGACCGGTATTAAAGCGATGAAAGCCGTACTGGACAACATCGACGACACCGGCGAGCTTCAGCAGGTCTCTTTTGGCACCCCCGTGTTCGACGACCTTCAGGGTTACAAAGATATTCCGCTCACATCCATGCCCTATGGCCAGTCCATGGCAATCTTGGCCTGTGTCGAGCTTATGAACCGCTACATTTAA
- a CDS encoding AraC family transcriptional regulator: protein MFTKNYDYLAPFLPIAVEVGYEDPYYFSRVFRKLMGLPPRQYRILRKG from the coding sequence CTGTTCACAAAAAACTACGATTACCTAGCGCCGTTTCTGCCTATTGCAGTCGAAGTAGGCTACGAAGATCCCTATTATTTTTCGCGGGTATTCCGCAAGCTCATGGGGCTGCCACCACGTCAGTACCGAATTTTGCGCAAAGGGTAA